The Prochlorococcus marinus str. MIT 1214 sequence GAATGTGAATGAATCTCCTGAATCAGAGATTCAATATCAGCAGAATATCCTTGATATGTGGGGTTCACTAAAACTACCGCTGCAATATCATTTTCGAGTTCATTTGCTTTTTTTAAAACCCTATGAAGCCATTTTCTATCAAAAACGGAGGCATGGCCTCTATCAGTTAAATAAGGGACATCAAAAAGCAATGGTATTAAGCCTCCAAACAGGCATGCTTGAATACAACTTTTATGAATATTCCTTGGCATAAGAACAGCTTGACCAGGACAAGCTAAAGCGAGCAATGAACTTTGAAGTAAACCCGTCGCACCGTTAACTCCGTACCAACATCTATCAACACCCACTTCGATAGCAGAAGACCTTTGACTTTCTGCTATTGCTCCTTCACGAATCAATGGGCCACCAATCTCAAAAAGCTCAGGTAAATCCCAAATACCTGGTCTTAGCTTCAATAGATTTTTTATCTTTTTGGGTAGAGCGTTACCTCTTCCATGGGCTGGCAAGAAAAGATTTTCGCTTCTATCTTCAGAAAGCAAGTTTAAAAGCCCCATAGAATAAAAGTATTACCTAAAATCAATGTAATTAATCAGTAAGCAAATCAAAAGAACTTCTTAGAAGGATAGCTAGAAGAACTTATTATGAATTCATGAAATACGACTTCAAAAGAGATTTAATATGGTTGATTTCAAAGCCATGGATATTGCTGCCAAGATTTATTCAGATAGTTGGCGCAATATCACTTCTATTAGCAAGACTTATTTTTCAAGGTTCAAGCAATGATGATAAAACTCAAAAAAATCTAGCTAAATTTCTACTTAAGACTCTTGTTGGATTGGGTCCCTGTTTTATAAAAGTAGGACAAGCACTTTCAACCAGGCCAGATCTTATAAGAAAAGATTGGCTAGAAGAATTAACAAACTTACAAGATAACTTACCGTCATTCCCTCATGAAAAAGCACTTGAAATTATTGAAAGTGAGCTAGGGAAGCCACCAGATGAAATTTTTGAGGAATTCCCATCTAAACCAATAGCCTCAGCTAGCCTTGGTCAAGTTTATAAAGCACAGTTAACTAGTAATTATTGGGTAGCAGTAAAAGTTCAGAGGCCTCATCTGATTTTCAACATTAGAAGAGATATCGTTATTATAAAAATACTTGGAGTTCTTAGTGCGCCAATACTTCCTCTAAATCTTGGGTTCGGATTAGGTGAAATAATAGATGAATTTGGAAGAAGTTTATTTGACGAAGTTGATTATAAAAAAGAAGCTAATAATGCTGAAAAATTTTCGAACCTATTCCACAACAATAAGTCAGTAACCATACCAAAAGTAGAAAGACATTTATCGTCTGTGAAGGTGTTAACCACAAGCTGGATTGATGGTACAAAATTAAAAGATAGAAATGAATTAATTCTAAATAATTTAAACCCATCAAAAATTATTAGAACTGGTGTTATCAGTGGAATACAGCAATTATTAGAATTTGGATACTTTCATGCAGATCCTCATCCAGGAAACATGTTTGCTCTTGAAGGTCATAATGGTGATTTAGGAAATATAGCCTATGTAGATTTTGGAATGATGGACTCAATTTCAGAGGAAGACAGATTAACTCTTACTGGTGCAATTGTTCACCTTATCAATAATGATTTTCACTCTGTTGCGAAAGATTTTCAAAAGCTAGGTTTTTTAAATGAAGCAGAAGACCTTAAACCTCTAATACCTGTATTAAAAGAAGTACTTGGAAGTGCAATAGGTAAAGATGTTGCTTCTTTTAATTTTAAAGAGATTACCAATAAATTCTCCGAATTAATGTTTGATTACCCCTTCAGAGTCCCTGCAAGGTTTGCTTTAATTATAAGAGCAGTAATTAGTCAAGAAGGACTTGCTCTTCGCTTAGATCCTGATTTTAAGATTATTGATTTAGCCTATCCGTACGTAGCTAAAAGATTACTTACTTCAGATACCAATGAGATGATAAATATATTACTAGACGTTATTTTTGATCAAAATGGGCACATAAGAGTTGAGCGAATAGAGAATTTATTTGATGTTCTAGTACAAGATTCAAGCACACCTGCAAAAGAGCTTATTCCAGTAGCAGGTGCAGGTCTTAAGCTCTTAACAAGCTCTAGAGGCTCATTAATAAGGAAAAACTTATTAATGAGTATTATTAAAGATGAAAGGATAGATACAAAAGATATGAAGCAATTAATCAAGCTAGTCCGAAAAACATTCAATCCTATAAGAATGGCTTCAGGTCTAACAAAACAAAATAATACACAAGTTGCATAGATTATTTTTATAAAATATAATATCGAAAAATTCAATAGAAATTGAAACCATGCTAAATAGCAATATTCAAAATATATTTACATTTATCTTAGTTAGTATAGATGATGCAAATGTGCCTAATATAGATCAATTTATTTCAGAATATCAACAAATAAAGCCTATTGAAGATCCTATTTTTTGGCTGTCTTGTGGTGCATTCATTTGCCTGATGTCTGGATTGATAT is a genomic window containing:
- a CDS encoding ABC1 kinase family protein; protein product: MKYDFKRDLIWLISKPWILLPRFIQIVGAISLLLARLIFQGSSNDDKTQKNLAKFLLKTLVGLGPCFIKVGQALSTRPDLIRKDWLEELTNLQDNLPSFPHEKALEIIESELGKPPDEIFEEFPSKPIASASLGQVYKAQLTSNYWVAVKVQRPHLIFNIRRDIVIIKILGVLSAPILPLNLGFGLGEIIDEFGRSLFDEVDYKKEANNAEKFSNLFHNNKSVTIPKVERHLSSVKVLTTSWIDGTKLKDRNELILNNLNPSKIIRTGVISGIQQLLEFGYFHADPHPGNMFALEGHNGDLGNIAYVDFGMMDSISEEDRLTLTGAIVHLINNDFHSVAKDFQKLGFLNEAEDLKPLIPVLKEVLGSAIGKDVASFNFKEITNKFSELMFDYPFRVPARFALIIRAVISQEGLALRLDPDFKIIDLAYPYVAKRLLTSDTNEMINILLDVIFDQNGHIRVERIENLFDVLVQDSSTPAKELIPVAGAGLKLLTSSRGSLIRKNLLMSIIKDERIDTKDMKQLIKLVRKTFNPIRMASGLTKQNNTQVA